The following proteins are co-located in the Nocardia sp. XZ_19_385 genome:
- a CDS encoding DHA2 family efflux MFS transporter permease subunit, whose protein sequence is MTTTATAPASPVTARNPMTIVLVLVLGTIMATLDQTIVNVSINTLSAQFDAGLNSIQWVATGYSLALGAVVPASAWLIGRFGAKRLYLTAVAAFAVGSMLAGLAWNLESLIAFRVVQGASGGLLMPVAMTILLRAAGPDGLGRLMSTLGLAILVGPLLGPVIGGYLIDAVSWRWMFFINLPMGALVLVLAARIVPADLPEPRHALDVPGLLLMSPGLALLIYGVTAAGEQAGFATPAVLVPLLAGAGLIAAFVRRSLTTAQPLLNLRVLGNRVSGPAALLLALFASGYFGSMLLLPLYFQVVRGESALVAGALGIPFALASGLTMQVAGRLIDRIPPGRYLPVSITVALTGFVLFIVQLDADASYWALGASMLLMGAGGGGTMMPVMTTATRSLSRADQPAGSTVLNMISTTALAIGTAVSSVVLGALLPVTGGLQALHGMAPAQRAELAPALAEAFQHTYLIAPVVIALALIPALLLPRRSAALAQG, encoded by the coding sequence GTGACCACTACCGCAACGGCTCCCGCGTCGCCGGTCACCGCCCGCAACCCGATGACGATCGTCCTGGTGCTGGTGCTCGGCACGATCATGGCCACACTGGACCAGACCATCGTCAATGTCTCGATCAACACGCTGTCCGCGCAATTCGACGCGGGCCTGAACTCCATCCAGTGGGTGGCGACCGGCTATTCGCTCGCGCTCGGCGCCGTGGTGCCGGCCTCGGCGTGGCTGATCGGCCGGTTCGGCGCCAAACGGCTGTACCTGACCGCGGTCGCGGCCTTCGCGGTCGGCTCGATGCTGGCCGGGTTGGCCTGGAACCTGGAGTCGCTCATCGCTTTCCGAGTCGTGCAGGGCGCCAGCGGCGGGTTGCTCATGCCGGTCGCGATGACGATCCTGCTGCGCGCGGCCGGGCCGGATGGGCTCGGCCGGCTGATGAGCACCCTGGGTCTGGCAATTCTGGTCGGCCCGCTGCTTGGGCCCGTGATCGGCGGCTACCTGATCGACGCGGTGTCGTGGCGGTGGATGTTCTTCATCAATCTGCCGATGGGTGCGCTGGTGCTGGTCCTGGCCGCTCGGATCGTGCCCGCCGATCTGCCGGAACCGCGGCACGCGCTCGACGTGCCCGGGCTCCTGTTGATGTCGCCCGGCCTGGCCCTGCTGATCTACGGGGTGACCGCTGCGGGTGAGCAGGCCGGATTCGCCACGCCCGCCGTGCTGGTCCCGCTGCTGGCCGGGGCGGGGCTCATCGCCGCCTTCGTGCGCCGGTCGCTGACCACCGCGCAACCGCTGCTGAATCTGCGGGTGCTGGGCAACCGGGTCAGCGGCCCCGCCGCGCTGCTGCTGGCTCTGTTCGCTAGCGGATACTTCGGTTCAATGCTGCTGCTGCCCTTGTATTTTCAGGTGGTTCGTGGCGAATCGGCGTTGGTGGCAGGCGCGTTGGGTATCCCGTTCGCGCTGGCCTCCGGCCTGACCATGCAGGTGGCGGGCCGGTTGATTGATCGGATTCCGCCCGGCCGCTACCTGCCGGTGTCGATCACGGTGGCGCTCACCGGTTTCGTGCTGTTCATCGTCCAGCTGGACGCGGACGCGTCGTACTGGGCGCTCGGCGCGAGCATGCTGCTCATGGGCGCCGGTGGCGGCGGCACCATGATGCCGGTCATGACCACCGCTACCCGGTCGCTGAGCCGGGCGGATCAGCCGGCGGGATCGACGGTGCTGAACATGATCAGCACCACTGCCCTGGCAATCGGCACCGCGGTGTCCTCGGTCGTGCTGGGCGCACTGCTCCCGGTGACCGGCGGGCTGCAAGCGCTGCATGGCATGGCTCCGGCGCAGCGCGCCGAGCTCGCTCCCGCGCTGGCCGAGGCGTTCCAGCACACCTACCTGATCGCTCCGGTCGTGATCGCGCTCGCGTTGATTCCGGCCCTGCTGCTACCGCGCCGGTCGGCTGCCCTCGCCCAGGGGTAA
- a CDS encoding NADPH-dependent FMN reductase, giving the protein MSNWHVNTEGPQHDRVTAPLRVAVVVGSTREGRFGTTIADWFVGQLRRHDTLEVEIVDTLQVALPHAFGAVTEHPSRAETTEKLSRADAFVVVTPEYNHSYPGALKNLIDEHHVEWQAKPVGFVSYGGISGGLRAVEHLRPVFAELHAVTIRDTVSFANPWRRFDDAGELAEPTDAVTATKALLKQLTWWGEALRTARAANPYGA; this is encoded by the coding sequence ATGAGCAACTGGCACGTCAATACCGAAGGGCCGCAACACGATCGGGTCACGGCTCCGCTGCGGGTCGCGGTCGTCGTCGGCAGCACCCGGGAGGGCCGGTTCGGCACGACCATCGCGGACTGGTTCGTCGGTCAGCTTCGGCGCCACGACACCCTCGAGGTCGAGATCGTCGATACCTTGCAGGTCGCGCTGCCGCACGCCTTCGGTGCGGTCACCGAGCACCCGTCACGGGCGGAGACCACCGAAAAGCTCTCCCGCGCTGACGCATTCGTGGTGGTGACGCCCGAGTACAACCACAGCTACCCGGGCGCGCTGAAGAACCTGATCGACGAACATCACGTCGAATGGCAGGCCAAGCCGGTGGGTTTCGTCTCCTACGGCGGCATCTCCGGTGGTCTGCGCGCGGTGGAACACCTGCGGCCGGTCTTCGCCGAACTGCACGCGGTCACCATCCGCGACACCGTCAGCTTCGCGAACCCGTGGCGCCGCTTCGACGACGCGGGTGAGCTGGCCGAACCGACCGACGCGGTCACCGCCACCAAGGCCCTGCTGAAGCAATTGACTTGGTGGGGTGAGGCATTGCGCACCGCCCGTGCCGCCAACCCGTACGGGGCGTGA